One window of the Vigna radiata var. radiata cultivar VC1973A chromosome 1, Vradiata_ver6, whole genome shotgun sequence genome contains the following:
- the LOC106764006 gene encoding uncharacterized protein LOC106764006: MYVTRPLSMYRRSPSTLSIPPPDGPYSGYLVITDEEAEAEDTCCWRLCRHKKVKKLPFPQDKIFSITHASEYQQTSNTKVWFLPVPDHPLSSNRYYVIKAKGRHKGKAYKCSREGDIVTCCFTDMLNDERPKPFNLKDLYQIFKIHSHQSGGFFGRSITPDGIPPSFLRKKGWRMEISGSYRSCRLSEALGVDASLREKLPDLNFPISRRRSPPVTVGKWYCPFIFVRDGTRMRQQMKKSMYYSMTLEQRWEEVYSCGSEESEGGDGVVAVNVSVEREMVMVSGIKATRNGSSDADGFFWFRAYDPYNRRKANVGLSSAIVEHMRWVEEGGGWAHGHGREKMVRVREEARNQSEWLRFACYVLVESFCLRTLEGKLVLRYDFRHIHNVKCKWE, encoded by the exons atgtaTGTGACTAGGCCTTTGTCTATGTATAGAAGATCTCCAAGTACTCTTTCAATACCACCACCAGATGGTCCATATTCAGGTTATCTTGTGATCACAGATGaagaagcagaagcagaagacACGTGTTGTTGGCGTCTGTGCAGGCATAAGAAGGTTAAGAAGCTACCTTTCCCTCAGGACAAAATCTTCTCTATCACTCATGCATCAGAGTATCAGCAAACTTCAAACACCAAGGTCTGGTTTCTACCTGTGCCTGATCACCCTCTATCTTCCAACCGCTACTATGTCATCAAAGCCAAAGGCAGACATAAAGG GAAAGCATACAAGTGCTCAAGAGAGGGGGACATTGTGACATGTTGCTTCACTGACATGTTGAATGATGAAAGGCCAAAGCCTTTCAATCTGAAAGACTTGTACCAAATATTCAAGATTCACAGCCACCAGAGTGGTGGTTTCTTTGGTAGGTCCATAACTCCGGATGGAATTCCGCCCTCATTCCTAAGGAAAAAAGGGTGGAGAATGGAAATCTCAGGCTCATATAGGTCATGCAGACTGAGTGAAGCTCTAGGAGTTGATGCTTCTCTGAGGGAAAAGCTACCAGATTTGAACTTCCCGATCTCAAGAAGACGTTCACCTCCTGTGACAGTAGGAAAATGGTACTGTCCATTCATTTTTGTGAGAGATGGGACAAGAATGAGACAGCAGATGAAGAAGAGCATGTATTATAGCATGACTCTTGAGCAAAGGTGGGAAGAGGTATACTCATGTGGGAGCGAAGAGAGTGAAGGGGGAGATGGTGTTGTGGCTGTGAATGTGAGTGTGGAGAGAGAGATGGTTATGGTGTCTGGCATTAAAGCTACAAGGAATGGAAGCAGCGATGCTGATGGTTTCTTTTGGTTTAGGGCATATGATCCATACAACAGGAGAAAGGCTAATGTGGGTTTGAGTTCAGCAATTGTTGAGCACATGAGATGGGTGGAGGAGGGTGGAGGATGGGCCCATGGTCATGGAAGAGAGAAGATGGTGAGAGTGAGGGAAGAAGCAAGAAACCAGAGTGAATGGCTAAGGTTTGCATGCTATGTGTTAGTGGAAAGTTTTTGTTTGAGGACACTGGAAGGGAAGTTAGTGTTGAGATATGACTTTAGGCACATACACAACGTTAAATGCAAGTGGGAGTAA